One region of Scophthalmus maximus strain ysfricsl-2021 chromosome 13, ASM2237912v1, whole genome shotgun sequence genomic DNA includes:
- the c13h19orf25 gene encoding UPF0449 protein C19orf25 homolog, which produces MNIVSKSKKRVVLPSRPDPPTVDQILEDINRAAPTDPVFSALERTGQDSPRPSDSDMELRFRQCRQYLDLNERLQEARGRLLRQREELRSAGEQLDRDVLEAKGQAL; this is translated from the exons ATGAATATCGTCTCTAAGAGTAAGAAGCGGGTGGTGCTGCCCAGCCGCCCCGACCCGCCCACAGTGGACCAGATCCTGGAGGACATCAACAGAGCCGCTCCCACTGACCCGGTCTTCAGCGCCCTGGAACGGACTGGACAAG aCTCGCCCCGCCCCTCGGACTCGGACATGGAGCTGAGGTTCCGTCAGTGTCGTCAGTACCTGGATCTGAACGAGCGGCTGCAGGAGGCCAGAGGTCGTCTGCTGCgacagagggaggagctgaggtcGGCGGGGGAGCAGCTGGACAGGGACGTGTTGGAGGCCAAAGGTCAAGCACTCTGA
- the sgta gene encoding small glutamine-rich tetratricopeptide repeat-containing protein alpha, producing the protein MTDNKRLAFSIIQFLHDQLQGGDLSSSAQESLEVAVQCLETAFDVSTDDQSLAVPMTLTEIFTAATDKLPDQSQVNNNSTPNSVSEDQRAEAERLKTDGNDQMKVENFAAAVEFYSKAIAINPQNAVYYCNRAAAYSKLGNYAGAVQDCEQAISIDPNYSKAYGRMGLALASLNKHTEAGSYYKKALELDPDNDTYKTNLKIAEEKMETSSPTAGMGGVDLAGLLSNPGFMNMASSLMNNPQVQQLMSGMMSGGYGGMGGGVGGLGGGGVGGGGAAPSPSPSPASAPAPAAPGPAGGGDLSGLIQAGQQFAQQMQQQNPELIEQLRSQIRNRTPSTGNEEQP; encoded by the exons ATGACAGACAACAAGCGTCTCGCCTTCTCCATCATCCAGTTCCTCCACGACCAGCTGCAGGGGGGGGATCTGTCCTCAAGCGCCCAGGAGAGTCTGGAGG TTGCCGTCCAGTGTCTGGAGACGGCGTTTGACGTGTCGACTGACGATCAGAGTCTCGCCGTCCCCATGACGTTAACGGAGATCTTCACCGCCGCCACAGACAAG ctcCCAGATCAGTCGCAGGTCAACAACAACTCCACCCCGAACTCCGTCAGCGAGGACCAGAGAGCCGAGGCGGAGAGACTGAAGACCGATG GTAACGACCAGATGAAGGTGGAGAACTTTGCGGCTGCTGTTGAGTTCTACTCGAAGGCCATCGCCATCAACCCTCAGAACGCCGTATACTACTGCAACAG GGCGGCAGCGTACAGTAAACTGGGAAACTACGCGGGAGCGGTGCAGGACTGTGAACAGGCCATCAGCATCGACCCCAACTACAGCAAGGCCTACGGCAGGATGGG tttggCGCTTGCCAgcctcaacaaacacacagaagcaggGAGTTACTATAAAAAAGCTCTGGAGCTCGACCCCGACAACGACACGTACAAGACCAACCTGAAGATCGccgaggagaagatggagacgTCCAGTCCC acagcGGGGATGGGCGGAGTCGACCTGGCTGGTCTGCTGAGTAACCCCGGCTTCATGAACATG GCGTCGTCTCTGATGAACAACCCTCAGGTCCAGCAGCT GATGTCGGGGATGATGTCTGGAGGGTACGGTGGGATGGGGGGAGGAGTCGGAGGACTTGGTGGAGgaggagtcggaggaggaggagctgcaccctcaccctcaccttcacctgcatctgcacctgcacctgctgcCCCCGGACCAGCTGGAGGCGGAGATTTATCAGGACTCATCCAGGC AGGTCAGCAGTTCGcgcagcagatgcagcagcagaatcCAGAACTCATCGAACAGCTGAGGAGTCAAATCCGCAACCGAACACCCAGCACCGGCAACGAGGAGCAGCCGTGA